ACTTTTCAACAATAGCCCATTGTTTTCAACGCAAAAAATCATTGGTGTTCAGTCTTTTTTTCAATCTTTTTCGATTCAGGTGCTCAGATATCAACCTTTTTCTATCTTTGCGCGGGGCAAGTCTTGCACGACCAGCTCCCTCCCCAATTCCCCAGGCCGGGAACGGAGCAAGGACGGGAGGTTGTAGCGGTGCGATGCAATCAGCTTGCCCTACTTTTTTTCCCCCACTTACATTTCATTATCAGGAAGCAACGGGAAATTAACAACCTGTTCAATTCTTCTTTTGCCAAATATCCGCGGGAGGTCTATTTTTGAGCAAAATAAATCCCCTATGAAATTTTTTATCGACACAGCAAATCTTGATCAAATTCGCGAAGCCAACGACCTCGGTGTACTGGATGGCGTAACTACCAACCCCTCTCTGATGGCCAAAGAAGGCATCTCCGGAGATGAAAAAGTTCTGAAACACTATGTCGATATCTGCAACATCGTGGACGGAGATGTGAGTGCCGAAGTAATTTCTACCGATTATGAAGGAATGATTCGTGAAGGCGAAAAATTGGCTGCTTTGCATAAAAACATCGTAGTAAAAGTTCCGATGATTAAGGATGGTGTTAAAGCCATTAAATCTTTCACCAAAAAAGGAATCAGAACCAATTGTACATTGGTGTTTTCTGCCGGACAAGCACTTCTCGCTGCAAAAGCAGGTGCTACCTATGTTTCTCCTTTCATTGGTCGACTCGATGATATTTCTACAGATGGACT
The genomic region above belongs to Flavobacteriales bacterium and contains:
- the fsa gene encoding fructose-6-phosphate aldolase, translated to MKFFIDTANLDQIREANDLGVLDGVTTNPSLMAKEGISGDEKVLKHYVDICNIVDGDVSAEVISTDYEGMIREGEKLAALHKNIVVKVPMIKDGVKAIKSFTKKGIRTNCTLVFSAGQALLAAKAGATYVSPFIGRLDDISTDGLALIEEIRTIYDNYGYDTEILAASVRHPMHIIDCAKIGADVATCPLSAIMALLKHPLTDNGLAQFLADHAKAAAK